A window of Pedobacter lusitanus contains these coding sequences:
- a CDS encoding response regulator transcription factor — protein MEEKKIAIAIVDDHTLFRKGMISLLEESDEIDILFDASNGMEMITMLNKETLPEVILMDINMPQMDGYESTKWLSSTYPQIRVLALSMFDEDKPIIEMLRSGAGGYLLKESKTSDLITAIKTIAAHGYFMNNLVSGKLIRSLQDNGSSKNLIQEISANERKFLEHCCSEFTYKEIADKMNLSPHTIDNYRESLFQKFEIKSRTGLVLFALRNDLIKL, from the coding sequence ATGGAAGAAAAAAAAATAGCTATTGCAATTGTTGATGATCATACTTTGTTTAGAAAAGGGATGATTAGTCTGTTAGAAGAATCTGATGAAATTGATATTCTTTTCGATGCTTCCAATGGAATGGAAATGATCACGATGCTGAATAAAGAGACTTTGCCTGAGGTAATATTGATGGATATTAACATGCCGCAAATGGACGGTTATGAATCTACAAAATGGCTTAGCAGTACATATCCTCAGATCAGGGTGCTGGCATTAAGTATGTTCGATGAAGATAAACCTATTATCGAAATGCTCAGAAGCGGAGCAGGAGGATATTTGTTAAAAGAATCCAAAACATCAGATCTGATTACAGCTATAAAGACCATCGCAGCACATGGCTATTTCATGAATAATCTGGTATCAGGTAAGCTGATCAGATCCCTGCAGGACAATGGCTCTTCCAAAAACCTGATTCAGGAGATTTCAGCAAATGAGCGCAAATTCCTTGAACACTGCTGTTCAGAGTTCACTTACAAAGAAATTGCAGATAAAATGAATCTTAGTCCACACACAATAGATAACTACAGAGAGTCATTATTTCAGAAATTTGAAATTAAATCGCGTACTGGGCTGGTCTTATTTGCACTCCGAAACGATTTGATTAAACTTTAA
- a CDS encoding RagB/SusD family nutrient uptake outer membrane protein — protein sequence MKNKYIIAFAALAISFSGCTKLDEKLNGQIGNGGINAGNVPALLNASYTAMRNPYQGPWGWWSLQEFPSDEAIVPTRAGDWDDNGAWRALHLHRWAADHSRISDTFRDLNSVSYAATIVLNFNPTPLQAAQARFVRAFAQFSILDGWGQVPYREPGEDVSLPSKVRTAKDEIDYLIAELTAIIPILTDAPNYNANKDAAKMLLMKCYLNKGAFLNRTAPSFDAADMAKVITLADEIINTGKYQLTAKYYDNFAPANDKLSKENIFTSQNIGGSDAGAVKDMWVPPLHYNQNPNGYNGFSTLSDFYKKFEAADQRIGGAYAGMTNVSGVKVGFLVGQQYDQTGALLKDRRGNNLIFTPEVSIIERDPNHLEVAGIRVIKYPIDYVNASTNKAENDWVYYRYSDVLLMKAEAQLRTGLGSAALTIVNGLRTVRGASLFGSLTLDNLLDERGREFFWEGVRRQDLIRFGKFLTPWQEKPTDDPKYLVFPIPDNQLTNPNYVQNAGY from the coding sequence ATGAAAAATAAATATATAATCGCTTTTGCTGCCCTTGCAATCTCTTTTTCAGGTTGTACAAAACTGGATGAGAAGTTAAATGGTCAGATAGGTAATGGCGGGATTAATGCCGGAAACGTTCCCGCTCTGTTAAATGCAAGTTATACAGCTATGCGTAATCCTTATCAGGGACCGTGGGGCTGGTGGTCATTACAGGAATTCCCTTCGGATGAGGCTATTGTACCAACAAGAGCAGGGGACTGGGATGATAATGGAGCCTGGCGTGCATTGCATTTGCATAGGTGGGCGGCAGATCATTCGCGGATTTCTGATACTTTCAGAGATTTAAATAGTGTAAGTTATGCTGCTACTATTGTTTTAAATTTCAATCCAACACCATTGCAGGCTGCTCAGGCAAGATTTGTCAGAGCATTTGCACAATTCTCTATTCTGGATGGATGGGGTCAGGTGCCTTACCGTGAGCCTGGAGAGGATGTCAGTCTTCCTTCAAAAGTAAGAACTGCAAAAGATGAGATTGATTATCTGATTGCTGAACTTACAGCAATTATTCCTATTCTGACGGATGCACCTAATTACAATGCAAATAAAGATGCAGCAAAGATGCTGCTGATGAAGTGTTATCTGAATAAAGGCGCATTTTTGAACAGAACTGCACCTTCATTTGATGCTGCAGATATGGCTAAAGTAATTACGCTTGCTGATGAAATTATCAATACGGGTAAATATCAGCTGACTGCTAAGTATTATGATAATTTTGCACCTGCAAATGATAAATTATCAAAGGAGAATATATTTACATCTCAAAATATCGGTGGATCTGATGCCGGTGCAGTAAAAGATATGTGGGTTCCTCCTTTGCATTATAATCAAAATCCGAATGGTTATAACGGGTTCTCTACTTTATCTGATTTTTATAAAAAGTTTGAGGCTGCAGATCAGCGTATAGGTGGTGCCTATGCCGGAATGACAAATGTTTCGGGCGTTAAAGTTGGATTCCTTGTTGGTCAGCAGTATGATCAGACTGGTGCTTTATTGAAAGACAGACGTGGGAATAACCTGATTTTTACACCGGAAGTGAGCATTATTGAGCGTGATCCGAATCACCTTGAAGTGGCAGGAATCCGGGTGATTAAGTATCCGATAGATTATGTAAATGCTTCTACTAATAAAGCGGAAAATGATTGGGTATATTACAGATATTCAGATGTGCTGTTAATGAAGGCTGAAGCTCAGTTAAGAACGGGACTGGGATCGGCAGCATTGACAATAGTTAATGGACTGAGAACTGTCCGGGGAGCAAGTTTGTTTGGAAGTCTGACTCTTGATAATCTGCTTGATGAACGCGGAAGGGAGTTTTTCTGGGAAGGTGTAAGGAGACAGGATCTGATCCGTTTTGGCAAGTTTTTAACCCCGTGGCAGGAAAAACCTACTGATGATCCTAAATACCTGGTTTTCCCTATTCCTGATAATCAACTGACTAATCCTAATTATGTTCAGAATGCAGGATATTAA
- a CDS encoding DUF3037 domain-containing protein has protein sequence MQDNHLFEYAIIRVVPRVEREEFMNAGVILYCARQKFLQAEIILDKEKLSAFSPAADIEEIEQNLLALKRICAGGKEGGPIGLLDAASRFRWLTAMRSTVLQTSRVHPGFCKDPAEKLMLLLEEQVL, from the coding sequence ATGCAAGACAATCACTTATTTGAGTACGCAATAATCCGCGTTGTACCAAGGGTGGAACGTGAAGAATTTATGAATGCAGGTGTTATACTTTATTGTGCCAGACAGAAATTTCTGCAGGCAGAGATTATCTTAGATAAGGAAAAACTAAGTGCTTTTTCACCTGCAGCGGATATAGAAGAGATTGAGCAAAATCTTTTGGCTTTAAAACGGATTTGTGCCGGTGGAAAAGAAGGAGGGCCGATTGGCCTGTTAGATGCTGCATCACGTTTTCGCTGGCTGACTGCTATGCGGAGTACAGTACTTCAAACTTCCAGGGTACATCCTGGTTTTTGTAAGGATCCCGCTGAAAAGCTGATGCTGCTACTTGAAGAACAGGTGTTATAA
- a CDS encoding M1 family metallopeptidase codes for MIIKPRIYKRAVLQTMFFIATAVALPAFAQQKSEDPLLKIYRGSAEKINDLIHTKLDVKFDYKKRYLYGKEWVTIKPHIYATDSLRLDAKGMDIKTVAVVRNGRNIPLKYTYDNLSLAIKLDKVYQSTENYTIYIDYTAKPDELKLEAGAAITDAKGLYFINPDSTEKGKPVQIWTQGELESSSAWFPTIDRTNQKTTDEISMTVPAKYVTLSNGRLASQKKNADGTRTDTWKMELPHSPYLFMMAVGDFKIYRDKWRDKEVSYYLEPAYAPYAKEIFSFTPEVMEFYSKILGVDYPWNKYAQIVVRDYVSGAMENTTATLHGAYVQGTARELADRYYDKGRSTIVHELFHQWFGDYVTAESWSNLTVNESFADFSETLWAEHKYGQDTGDEHNNEALETYLEDPANATKDLVRFHYHAAQDMFDDVSYKKGGRILNMLRNYLTPTVFFKGLNIYLKTNAFKNGEGQQLRLAMEEASGKDLNWFFNQWYYGAGHPLLDIKYKWDEATKTQTIYLNQTQDGKAFQLPMAVDIYHGTQKERHQIWMRSKSDTLTFKLTAQPGLVNVDADKITLSKKTDHKSLRELLFQYQHAPLYMDRLEAIEGAAAQQNDPVAQQILLAALQDKYYGLRIKTMNSIAPDNTALTNPAIPLILKIAKTDDNNLAKAEAMKIISGTKDAAEQVALFTEGLKSSSYAVQGASLYAISILKPTEALTIARSLEKDNKGELTKAIVAIYAKNGSDAEWPFVYKNYQDSDPQSQFNMLKDFTIMTAHLKNSENAQQGINILKDMGIKYKVQGAAPIIISILNQVKEVRKQQNDDPSVKLIEEAQQQINDKK; via the coding sequence ATGATTATAAAACCAAGAATTTATAAGCGTGCTGTACTGCAAACGATGTTTTTCATTGCCACAGCAGTTGCACTACCGGCATTTGCCCAACAAAAATCTGAAGATCCTTTATTAAAAATCTACAGAGGAAGTGCTGAAAAAATCAATGACCTGATCCATACTAAACTGGATGTTAAATTTGACTATAAAAAGCGCTATTTATATGGAAAAGAATGGGTAACAATTAAGCCCCATATTTATGCAACTGACAGCTTAAGACTTGATGCAAAAGGCATGGATATTAAGACAGTTGCTGTGGTTAGAAATGGCAGGAACATTCCGTTGAAATATACCTATGATAATCTTTCACTGGCAATTAAACTAGACAAAGTTTATCAGAGTACAGAAAATTACACCATCTATATTGATTATACAGCAAAGCCGGATGAGCTAAAACTTGAAGCAGGTGCAGCTATAACCGATGCTAAAGGACTTTATTTTATTAATCCGGACAGTACTGAAAAAGGTAAACCCGTACAAATCTGGACACAGGGTGAACTGGAAAGCTCTTCTGCCTGGTTTCCTACAATTGACAGAACCAATCAAAAAACTACTGATGAAATCAGTATGACTGTGCCAGCCAAATATGTAACCTTATCCAACGGCAGACTGGCTTCACAGAAGAAAAATGCTGACGGTACAAGAACAGATACCTGGAAAATGGAATTACCACATTCCCCTTATTTGTTTATGATGGCAGTCGGAGACTTTAAAATATATCGTGACAAATGGCGTGACAAAGAGGTTAGTTATTATCTGGAACCAGCATATGCACCCTATGCAAAGGAAATATTCAGCTTTACTCCCGAAGTAATGGAATTTTACTCAAAAATTCTGGGCGTAGATTATCCATGGAATAAATATGCACAGATTGTAGTACGTGACTATGTGAGCGGTGCGATGGAGAATACAACTGCGACATTGCACGGCGCCTATGTACAGGGCACTGCACGCGAACTGGCAGACAGATATTACGATAAAGGACGAAGTACAATCGTTCATGAATTGTTTCATCAATGGTTTGGAGATTATGTAACCGCAGAAAGCTGGAGTAATCTTACTGTAAACGAGTCTTTTGCAGATTTCAGTGAAACACTGTGGGCCGAACATAAATACGGGCAGGATACCGGCGATGAGCATAACAATGAAGCCCTGGAAACATACCTTGAAGATCCTGCAAATGCAACAAAAGATCTGGTACGTTTTCATTACCACGCTGCCCAGGACATGTTTGATGATGTGTCTTACAAAAAAGGCGGTCGTATTCTGAATATGCTGCGTAATTATCTGACACCAACTGTTTTTTTTAAAGGATTAAATATTTACCTGAAAACCAATGCATTTAAAAATGGTGAAGGTCAGCAGCTACGCCTTGCCATGGAAGAAGCCAGCGGCAAAGATTTAAACTGGTTTTTCAATCAATGGTATTATGGTGCAGGCCATCCTTTACTCGACATTAAATACAAATGGGATGAGGCCACTAAAACACAAACCATTTACCTGAACCAGACTCAGGATGGGAAGGCATTCCAGTTACCAATGGCTGTAGATATTTACCATGGTACACAGAAAGAACGTCATCAGATCTGGATGCGAAGTAAATCAGATACACTGACTTTTAAATTAACCGCCCAGCCAGGGCTTGTAAATGTAGATGCCGATAAAATCACATTAAGCAAAAAAACTGACCATAAAAGCCTCAGAGAATTACTATTCCAATATCAGCACGCTCCATTATACATGGATAGACTGGAAGCCATTGAAGGAGCTGCAGCACAGCAAAATGATCCTGTAGCACAGCAAATATTACTGGCAGCCTTGCAGGATAAATACTACGGATTACGTATCAAAACAATGAACAGTATTGCCCCGGATAATACTGCTTTAACAAATCCGGCAATTCCTTTAATTCTGAAAATAGCCAAAACTGACGACAATAACCTCGCAAAGGCTGAAGCCATGAAAATCATCAGCGGTACTAAAGATGCAGCAGAGCAGGTGGCACTTTTTACCGAAGGACTGAAAAGCTCTTCATATGCGGTACAAGGTGCATCTTTATATGCAATATCTATTCTAAAACCTACAGAAGCGCTGACCATTGCCAGATCTCTTGAAAAAGATAACAAAGGTGAACTGACAAAAGCTATTGTTGCAATTTATGCTAAAAATGGCAGCGATGCAGAATGGCCATTTGTCTATAAAAATTATCAGGACAGTGATCCGCAGTCACAATTTAACATGCTGAAAGATTTCACCATCATGACTGCTCACCTTAAAAATTCTGAAAACGCCCAGCAGGGAATTAATATCTTAAAAGATATGGGTATTAAGTATAAGGTGCAGGGAGCTGCCCCCATAATTATCAGTATTCTTAATCAGGTAAAAGAAGTGCGTAAACAACAAAACGACGACCCTTCAGTGAAGCTTATAGAAGAAGCTCAGCAACAGATTAATGATAAGAAATAA
- the sufB gene encoding Fe-S cluster assembly protein SufB — protein sequence MEKDDLMLEQLANREYEFGFVTAIDMDISEIGLNEDTVRFISAKKNEPQWLLDWRMKGFKAFQKQEMPQWQNFKMPEIDFQSISYYAAPKQQAKYASLDEVDPELLRTFEKLGIPISEQKQLAGVAVDVVFDSVSVTTTYKKHLNELGIIFCSISDAVKDHPELIQKYLGSVVPHTDNVFASLNTAVFSDGSFVYIPKGVRCPMELSTYFRINAENTGQFERTLIIADEDSYVSYLEGCTAPMRDENQLHAAVVELIAMKGAEIKYSTVQNWYPGDKDGKGGIFNFVTKRGACRGERAKISWTQVETGSAITWKYPSILLQGDYSSGEFYSVAVTNNMQIADTGTKIHHIGAHTKSRIISKGISAGQGQNSYRGLVQMGAKAAHARNFTQCDSLLIGDRCGAHTFPYIESKNNTATIEHEATTSKIGEDQVFYLNQRGIDAEQAIALIVNGYAKDVLNQLPMEFAVEAQKLLSLTLEGSVG from the coding sequence ATGGAAAAAGATGATTTGATGCTCGAACAACTGGCAAATCGTGAATACGAATTTGGCTTTGTTACAGCGATTGATATGGATATTTCTGAAATCGGACTCAATGAGGATACTGTACGGTTTATATCTGCAAAAAAGAATGAACCTCAATGGTTACTTGATTGGCGTATGAAGGGTTTCAAAGCTTTCCAGAAGCAAGAAATGCCGCAATGGCAAAACTTCAAAATGCCTGAAATTGACTTCCAGTCTATTTCCTATTATGCAGCTCCCAAACAACAAGCTAAATATGCATCATTAGATGAGGTTGATCCGGAGCTGTTGCGTACTTTTGAAAAACTGGGTATCCCGATATCTGAACAAAAACAACTGGCAGGAGTTGCTGTGGATGTTGTATTTGACAGTGTATCTGTGACTACTACTTATAAGAAACATTTGAATGAACTGGGGATTATATTTTGTTCTATCAGTGATGCGGTTAAAGATCATCCTGAGCTGATACAAAAATATCTGGGTTCTGTGGTTCCGCATACTGACAATGTTTTTGCTTCTTTAAACACTGCTGTATTCTCTGACGGATCTTTTGTATACATTCCTAAAGGAGTAAGATGCCCTATGGAATTATCTACTTATTTCAGGATCAATGCTGAAAATACGGGGCAGTTTGAGCGTACGCTCATTATTGCTGACGAGGATAGCTATGTAAGTTATCTTGAAGGATGTACTGCTCCAATGCGTGATGAAAATCAATTACATGCTGCGGTGGTAGAATTAATTGCCATGAAAGGTGCAGAAATAAAATATTCTACTGTACAAAACTGGTATCCGGGTGATAAAGATGGAAAGGGAGGGATATTTAACTTTGTTACCAAGCGTGGTGCCTGTCGTGGTGAACGAGCCAAAATTTCCTGGACCCAGGTAGAAACTGGATCAGCAATTACCTGGAAATATCCAAGTATTCTGTTGCAGGGTGATTATTCGTCAGGAGAATTCTATTCTGTTGCGGTAACCAACAATATGCAGATTGCCGATACCGGAACGAAAATACATCATATAGGTGCACATACTAAAAGCAGAATTATTTCTAAAGGTATTTCTGCCGGTCAGGGACAGAATAGTTACCGTGGTTTAGTGCAAATGGGGGCCAAAGCTGCTCATGCACGTAACTTTACCCAATGTGATTCCCTGCTGATTGGTGATCGGTGTGGCGCACATACTTTTCCTTACATCGAATCTAAAAACAACACGGCTACCATCGAGCATGAAGCCACAACCTCAAAAATAGGAGAAGATCAGGTCTTTTATCTGAATCAGCGTGGAATTGATGCTGAACAGGCCATTGCATTAATTGTTAACGGATATGCAAAAGATGTACTGAATCAATTACCAATGGAATTTGCGGTAGAAGCTCAAAAATTACTTTCTCTTACACTCGAAGGCAGCGTAGGGTAG
- a CDS encoding sensor histidine kinase, producing the protein MQISSKELILLIAIITFIFLIAPLFLIIYIFLYNKKKAKHLEEKESLKKTFELELLKSQIEVQEHILQTIAGDLHDNIGQLLSLTSMTLSSIKADHLRDEKINTAAELTHRAIKELRQLSKKMNGQELIKKSLGHAIAYELDWLKKGLTYEIEFNDNTTHSIPAHADKELIMFRLFQEILSNILRHAQATLITITIDQTKDYLSLFVQDNGKGFTPEEKIKAADGLGLANLQKRTLMMNGNFVVKSSPGTGTGIHISIPYS; encoded by the coding sequence ATGCAGATATCGTCAAAGGAGTTAATCTTATTGATTGCCATAATTACATTCATTTTTCTGATTGCCCCTCTTTTTCTGATTATCTATATCTTTTTATATAATAAAAAGAAAGCCAAACACCTCGAAGAAAAAGAATCCTTAAAAAAAACATTTGAACTTGAACTGTTAAAGAGTCAGATAGAAGTACAGGAGCATATACTTCAAACCATTGCAGGTGACCTTCATGATAATATCGGACAGCTGTTAAGCCTGACGAGTATGACTTTGAGTTCCATAAAAGCTGATCACTTAAGAGATGAAAAAATAAATACAGCCGCAGAATTAACACATCGTGCAATTAAAGAACTGCGTCAGCTTTCAAAAAAAATGAATGGTCAGGAACTGATTAAAAAAAGTCTGGGGCATGCTATTGCCTACGAACTTGACTGGTTGAAAAAGGGCCTGACTTATGAAATCGAATTTAATGACAATACCACACATTCCATCCCGGCACATGCAGATAAAGAATTGATTATGTTCCGGTTGTTCCAGGAAATACTGAGCAATATTCTCCGGCATGCCCAGGCCACTCTGATTACAATCACCATTGACCAGACCAAAGACTATTTATCACTTTTTGTTCAGGATAATGGAAAAGGTTTTACTCCGGAAGAAAAAATCAAGGCAGCTGATGGTTTAGGCTTAGCCAATCTTCAAAAAAGAACGCTGATGATGAACGGGAACTTCGTAGTTAAATCCAGTCCGGGCACAGGTACCGGAATACACATCTCTATTCCATACAGCTAA
- a CDS encoding HipA family kinase: MNINEFQLRTVNVTRYVTPLREGGSMPAIAEADDDFLYVLKFRGAGQGVKALIAEIIGGEIARTLGFKVPEIVLANLDEAFGRTEPDEEIQDLLKASIGLNLALHYLSGAITFDPTVTTIDAKLASQIVWLDCLLTNMDRTARNTNMLIWHKELWLIDHGASLYFHHSWQNWEEQAQRPFVLIKDHVLLPWASELEAVNAEFSPIITKELIYHIVGLIPAEWLCEERTFNSAEEHRNAYARFLELRIANSEIFVKEAQNARQSLI; the protein is encoded by the coding sequence ATGAATATTAATGAATTTCAACTCAGAACCGTCAATGTAACCCGTTATGTTACACCATTGCGTGAAGGAGGATCTATGCCTGCTATTGCAGAAGCTGATGATGATTTCCTGTATGTCCTTAAGTTCCGTGGTGCAGGGCAGGGGGTAAAGGCATTGATCGCCGAGATAATCGGTGGTGAAATTGCACGTACTCTTGGTTTTAAAGTACCTGAAATTGTGTTGGCTAATCTGGACGAGGCTTTTGGCCGTACAGAACCGGATGAAGAAATACAAGACCTGCTGAAAGCCAGTATCGGACTTAATCTTGCCCTGCACTATCTTTCAGGTGCAATTACCTTTGATCCTACTGTAACCACTATAGATGCGAAACTTGCTTCACAGATCGTTTGGCTGGATTGTTTGTTAACAAATATGGATCGTACTGCACGTAACACCAATATGTTAATCTGGCATAAGGAATTATGGCTGATTGATCATGGTGCTTCTCTTTATTTTCATCATTCCTGGCAAAACTGGGAAGAACAGGCACAACGGCCATTTGTCTTGATTAAAGATCATGTGCTACTGCCCTGGGCCTCAGAGCTGGAAGCTGTTAATGCAGAATTCAGCCCGATCATTACTAAAGAACTGATTTATCATATCGTAGGTTTGATCCCGGCAGAGTGGTTATGCGAAGAACGCACATTTAATTCAGCTGAAGAACATCGCAATGCTTATGCCCGGTTTTTGGAATTAAGAATAGCGAATTCAGAAATTTTTGTAAAGGAAGCACAAAATGCAAGACAATCACTTATTTGA
- the sufD gene encoding Fe-S cluster assembly protein SufD → MVNQFTTPFYNQLITEFENTPKAENINADLSKSREDAFELFKAKGFPTSKDEDWKFTNLTPFLTDTFSLTMGEADQEEVKAAIDAAIIPGLDAWLLVLLNGKIQFGLSVLPEADQLSVLPLESIINTELYKNYITCKEAEGNRMYALNAAFFTDGYFLEVPKNKVLDKPVQIIHLYTANENMLFQPRHLIIVNENAKAELIDSAVSLGHTQRVLMNSVSQITVKENANLIQYVIQDNAAEDRLINYNHVTQERSSRYDNFMFNLPGAELIRNNLEIVLNGTATETHLLGLYLVADHQLTDNHTAIHHRFPHCESNEIYKGVLLDKGKAVFNGKVFVERPAQKTNAFQQNNNLLLSDKAQVFAKPQLEIFADDVKCSHGCTVGQFDPESLFYLRSRGISEESSRKLLVEAFMFDVTQKIENEAVKDHVQSLIYKKMENSLSTII, encoded by the coding sequence ATGGTAAATCAGTTTACAACTCCATTTTATAATCAACTGATCACTGAGTTTGAAAATACGCCAAAAGCTGAGAATATTAACGCTGATCTATCAAAATCGCGGGAAGATGCTTTTGAACTGTTTAAAGCTAAAGGGTTTCCAACATCAAAAGATGAGGATTGGAAATTCACTAATCTGACTCCATTTCTGACTGATACTTTTTCACTGACTATGGGTGAAGCAGATCAGGAGGAAGTTAAGGCAGCCATAGATGCAGCCATAATCCCGGGCCTTGATGCATGGTTGCTGGTTTTACTGAATGGTAAGATTCAATTCGGATTATCCGTGTTACCTGAAGCAGATCAGTTGAGCGTACTTCCTTTGGAAAGTATAATCAATACTGAACTTTATAAAAATTATATTACCTGCAAAGAGGCAGAAGGTAATAGAATGTATGCTTTGAATGCAGCATTTTTTACTGACGGATACTTCCTTGAAGTGCCTAAAAATAAGGTACTCGACAAGCCTGTGCAGATTATTCATTTGTATACTGCAAATGAAAATATGCTTTTTCAGCCGCGCCATTTAATTATAGTAAATGAAAATGCGAAAGCTGAACTGATCGATAGTGCAGTTTCACTTGGACACACACAACGTGTGCTGATGAATAGTGTATCTCAGATTACTGTAAAAGAAAATGCAAATCTGATCCAGTATGTTATACAGGATAATGCTGCAGAAGACAGGCTGATCAATTATAACCATGTTACTCAGGAACGCAGCAGCCGTTACGATAATTTTATGTTTAATCTGCCAGGTGCAGAATTAATCAGAAACAATCTTGAAATTGTTCTGAACGGTACGGCAACTGAAACTCATTTGCTTGGATTATACCTTGTGGCTGATCATCAGCTGACTGATAATCATACAGCCATTCATCATAGATTCCCACATTGCGAGAGTAATGAGATTTATAAGGGAGTGTTACTGGACAAGGGTAAAGCAGTGTTTAACGGAAAAGTATTTGTAGAACGTCCGGCGCAGAAAACCAATGCCTTTCAGCAAAATAATAATCTTTTACTGAGTGATAAGGCACAGGTATTTGCTAAACCGCAATTAGAAATATTTGCAGATGATGTGAAATGCAGTCATGGTTGTACCGTTGGTCAGTTTGATCCGGAATCTTTGTTTTATTTACGTTCCAGAGGAATATCTGAAGAATCTTCCCGTAAACTACTGGTAGAAGCATTTATGTTTGATGTAACTCAAAAGATCGAGAATGAAGCGGTGAAAGATCATGTGCAGTCTTTAATTTATAAAAAGATGGAAAATTCATTATCAACTATCATCTAA
- the sufC gene encoding Fe-S cluster assembly ATPase SufC, which yields MLSIKNLHANIEGKEILKGINLEVKAGEVHAIMGPNGSGKSSLASVLAGRENYEVTEGEVWLDGKNLLDMKPEVRAREGVFLAFQYPVEIPGVSNINFLRTALSEIRTHRELPQLSAKEFLKMTKEKQALVEFEAKLANRSLNQGFSGGEKKRNEVFQLAMLEPKLSILDETDSGLDIDALRIVSNGINKLRSADNAFVLITHYQRLLEYIVPDFVHVLYNGQIVRSGTKELALELEEKGYDWLKEEFHGNESINKI from the coding sequence ATGTTATCAATAAAAAATCTTCATGCGAATATTGAAGGAAAAGAAATATTAAAAGGAATTAACCTGGAAGTTAAAGCTGGTGAGGTACATGCTATTATGGGTCCTAACGGATCTGGTAAAAGCTCATTGGCTTCTGTCCTTGCCGGACGTGAAAATTATGAAGTTACTGAAGGTGAGGTTTGGCTTGATGGTAAAAATCTGTTGGATATGAAACCTGAAGTACGTGCACGTGAAGGTGTTTTCCTTGCTTTTCAATATCCTGTAGAAATTCCTGGAGTATCAAACATTAATTTTTTAAGAACAGCATTAAGTGAGATCAGAACTCACCGTGAACTTCCACAGCTTTCAGCTAAAGAGTTCCTGAAAATGACCAAAGAAAAGCAGGCTCTTGTAGAGTTTGAAGCGAAATTGGCTAATCGTTCGTTGAATCAGGGTTTTTCCGGAGGAGAGAAAAAGAGAAATGAAGTATTCCAGTTAGCGATGCTGGAGCCAAAATTATCAATTCTTGATGAGACTGATTCAGGACTGGATATTGATGCGCTAAGGATTGTGTCCAATGGCATTAATAAATTGCGTTCTGCAGATAATGCTTTTGTTCTGATTACCCATTATCAGCGTTTACTGGAATATATTGTACCTGATTTTGTACACGTTTTATACAATGGTCAGATTGTACGATCAGGAACAAAAGAACTGGCATTGGAACTGGAAGAAAAAGGTTATGACTGGTTAAAAGAAGAGTTCCATGGCAATGAATCAATAAACAAAATCTAA